One genomic region from Candidatus Woesearchaeota archaeon encodes:
- a CDS encoding ATP-binding protein encodes MTLSTLQKVFLTEKELFPAILGQQHVKEELKSALLMGRNIVILGPPGIGKTTLAKNVADVLPDLEVNDCLYHCLPKQPLCPACQEGKKVKTKIVKGSERFIRIQGSPDLTVEDLFGDIDPLKALEFGPMSLQAFTPGKIFKANNGVLFFDELNRCPEKLQNALLQVLQERIVTIGTYDIDFPAQFIFIATMNPQDTNTERLSDVLLDRMDMLTMTYPETAILEEQIVLEKAHKLIVTFPTPLLNYLVLFVRELRDNKNLEKVPSVRATIGIYERAQSTALLHHRQEVSFDDVKSVIPSVLSHRIKLKPSIRYLQTTETFLEKELEEFTDHGLGKQALEQRSFDEEKNDSP; translated from the coding sequence ATGACCTTATCCACACTTCAAAAAGTCTTTCTCACGGAGAAAGAGCTCTTTCCCGCTATCCTTGGGCAGCAACATGTCAAAGAAGAACTGAAATCCGCGCTTCTTATGGGTAGAAACATCGTGATTCTTGGTCCGCCTGGTATTGGAAAAACCACGCTTGCGAAAAATGTTGCGGATGTTCTGCCTGATCTTGAAGTGAACGATTGCCTCTATCATTGTCTCCCAAAACAGCCACTCTGTCCAGCATGTCAGGAAGGCAAAAAAGTAAAGACAAAAATCGTTAAAGGAAGCGAACGCTTTATTCGCATCCAGGGAAGCCCTGACCTTACTGTTGAAGATCTTTTCGGCGATATTGATCCCCTTAAAGCATTGGAATTTGGGCCCATGAGTTTGCAGGCATTTACGCCAGGCAAAATTTTCAAAGCAAACAATGGTGTTTTGTTTTTTGATGAACTCAATAGGTGTCCTGAGAAATTACAAAACGCATTATTACAAGTGCTTCAAGAAAGAATTGTCACTATTGGAACATATGATATTGATTTCCCTGCGCAATTTATTTTTATCGCAACCATGAACCCGCAGGATACTAATACAGAACGGCTTAGTGATGTTTTGCTCGATCGCATGGATATGCTCACGATGACGTATCCAGAAACCGCTATCCTTGAGGAACAGATTGTTCTTGAAAAAGCGCACAAACTGATTGTCACATTTCCAACACCCCTTCTCAACTATCTTGTCCTTTTCGTTCGCGAGCTTCGCGACAATAAAAATCTTGAAAAAGTGCCGAGCGTTCGCGCAACCATTGGTATTTATGAACGCGCACAAAGCACTGCTCTTTTGCATCATCGCCAGGAGGTTTCTTTTGATGATGTGAAAAGCGTTATTCCTTCTGTTCTGAGTCATCGGATTAAATTAAAACCAAGCATTCGCTATCTTCAAACAACTGAAACTTTTCTTGAAAAAGAACTAGAAGAATTTACTGATCATGGTTTGGGAAAACAGGCATTAGAGCAGCGTTCTTTTGATGAAGAAAAGAATGATTCTCCCTGA
- a CDS encoding VWA domain-containing protein produces MILPDRKQEKNTVKDFDEAEELGGKLAFQNVEDKLMHSVMENDQSIIDKAKIIKDSMNQSLFSFTPDLMFEKLVKNYKTAKQIYGEKLIRQMTGYDEKYVEQNVRIPEFQRQLKQNIQEQFEEMQEQGFVDKKGMFTEKGVELAALQLYVEEIDHLEAYGLLGEKPLEKQAHYGAPLDVHDFHKGDRYKDIALRRTIKTALRRKHATLSVEDLKIFTRQEKGKVSLIYGLDSSGSMKGAKIATCKKAGVALAFKALQEKDEVGLIVFGQTIQASVAPCFDFGLLLKEMVQIMPSKETDLAGCIMHSLTLFPPHNGTKHLLLLTDAVPTVGSDPMQATFDAVEKAVAGGITVSLIGIQLDAAGKQFAEKLVALGNGRFYLVENLEDLDKIVLMDYYGC; encoded by the coding sequence ATGATTCTCCCTGACAGAAAACAAGAAAAAAATACTGTTAAAGATTTTGATGAAGCAGAAGAACTTGGCGGCAAGCTTGCGTTTCAAAACGTTGAAGATAAGCTCATGCATTCTGTCATGGAAAATGACCAATCCATTATTGACAAAGCAAAAATAATTAAGGATTCTATGAATCAATCGCTTTTTTCTTTTACACCAGATCTCATGTTTGAAAAGCTGGTCAAGAATTATAAAACCGCAAAACAAATTTATGGGGAGAAACTTATTCGTCAGATGACTGGTTATGACGAGAAATATGTGGAGCAGAATGTTCGCATTCCAGAATTCCAACGACAACTGAAACAAAATATTCAAGAACAATTTGAAGAAATGCAAGAACAAGGTTTTGTGGATAAAAAAGGCATGTTTACTGAGAAAGGGGTTGAACTTGCTGCATTGCAATTGTATGTTGAAGAGATTGATCACTTGGAAGCGTATGGATTATTAGGGGAAAAACCTCTTGAGAAGCAGGCGCATTATGGCGCACCGCTCGATGTTCATGATTTTCACAAAGGTGACCGTTACAAAGACATTGCGCTTCGTCGGACCATTAAGACTGCGCTTCGACGAAAACATGCAACTCTTTCTGTGGAAGATCTGAAAATATTTACTCGTCAGGAAAAAGGAAAAGTTTCTTTGATTTATGGACTTGATTCTTCTGGCAGTATGAAAGGCGCAAAAATCGCCACCTGCAAAAAAGCTGGCGTCGCGCTTGCTTTCAAAGCATTACAGGAAAAAGACGAGGTTGGTCTTATTGTTTTTGGACAAACGATTCAGGCATCTGTTGCGCCCTGTTTTGATTTTGGATTGCTGCTCAAGGAAATGGTTCAAATCATGCCTTCAAAGGAGACTGATCTTGCAGGATGCATCATGCATTCGCTGACATTATTCCCTCCACATAATGGGACAAAGCATTTGCTTCTTTTGACTGACGCTGTGCCCACTGTTGGCTCTGATCCCATGCAGGCGACATTTGACGCTGTGGAGAAGGCTGTCGCTGGCGGGATTACTGTTTCGCTTATTGGGATTCAGCTTGATGCAGCTGGAAAACAATTTGCAGAGAAACTTGTCGCGCTTGGGAATGGGCGATTTTATCTTGTGGAAAATTTAGAAGATTTGGATAAAATTGTCTTGATGGATTATTATGGGTGTTAA
- a CDS encoding metallophosphoesterase: protein MKVLVFADMHGSDAAFKKIETKAKSAGLLVCLGDFTIFGQRQQKILKKLDDLGTLCLVIHGNHESSSDVAADCQKLKLKNVLFVHKKVLRVGHLIFMGYGGDGFSLRDKDFENIYAPRFVQGLKKYKDVIMKEGKKDPKTILLLHGPPYGSKVDTIGDQHCGNKSFRDFYLKHKIDYVFSGHIHESAGAVEHIKNTTLLNPGPFGVLLEM, encoded by the coding sequence ATGAAAGTCCTTGTTTTCGCTGACATGCATGGCAGTGACGCCGCATTCAAGAAGATAGAAACTAAAGCAAAGTCCGCTGGCTTGCTTGTCTGTTTAGGAGATTTTACTATTTTTGGACAACGGCAACAGAAAATATTGAAGAAACTCGATGATCTCGGGACTCTTTGTCTCGTGATTCATGGCAATCATGAATCTTCTTCCGACGTTGCTGCTGACTGCCAGAAACTGAAGTTAAAGAACGTTCTTTTTGTGCACAAAAAAGTATTGCGCGTTGGGCACTTGATCTTTATGGGCTATGGCGGCGATGGATTTAGTTTGCGGGACAAAGATTTTGAGAACATTTACGCTCCTCGGTTTGTTCAAGGTTTGAAGAAATATAAAGATGTTATTATGAAGGAAGGAAAAAAAGATCCGAAGACCATCTTGTTATTGCATGGGCCGCCATATGGTTCAAAAGTCGATACAATAGGTGATCAACATTGCGGCAATAAAAGTTTTCGTGACTTTTATTTGAAACACAAAATTGATTATGTGTTTTCTGGGCACATTCATGAATCTGCTGGCGCAGTGGAGCATATTAAGAACACAACCTTATTGAATCCAGGACCGTTTGGGGTTTTGCTCGAGATGTAG
- a CDS encoding 4-demethylwyosine synthase TYW1, producing MNPAYKKLMEKQQYLFVGEHSAVKICGWTKKALQDEGMCYKGVFYGINSHRCIQMSPAINFCDMDCVYCWRDRNNSSFGKIDKPKDVMESAIRAQRKLLTGFKGNPKTNQERMSESKEPMHVAISLNGEATYYPHLSELIRDIKRRGWSSYLVTNGMLPQVLENLELPTQLYISLDAANEELQNKITRSMHKDSWQRLLKSLDIMQSLKGKTRTTLRLTVVKGLNDIEPEKYAELFTRANPDFIEVKAYMFVGASRERLEMQNMPYHEEVKAFAEKIAQFCQYKISAEQEASRVVLMTKEDSAPRFIDFEKLKQEYIAQFAKEAEIPANPELDKLVTEYSEQEEVSQEEKFIPLSAIKVKV from the coding sequence ATGAATCCAGCCTACAAAAAACTCATGGAAAAGCAGCAGTACCTCTTTGTCGGAGAACACTCTGCGGTCAAAATCTGTGGCTGGACAAAGAAAGCGCTCCAAGATGAAGGCATGTGCTACAAAGGAGTTTTCTATGGTATCAACTCCCACCGCTGCATCCAGATGTCTCCTGCGATTAATTTCTGTGATATGGATTGTGTCTATTGCTGGAGAGATCGGAACAACTCCAGCTTCGGCAAAATAGACAAGCCAAAAGATGTTATGGAATCTGCAATCAGAGCGCAACGAAAACTCCTCACCGGCTTCAAAGGAAATCCAAAAACAAATCAAGAGCGCATGAGTGAATCAAAAGAGCCAATGCACGTCGCGATTTCGTTAAACGGCGAAGCGACATACTATCCACATCTCTCCGAGCTCATCCGCGACATTAAGAGAAGAGGATGGAGCAGTTATCTCGTCACCAATGGCATGCTTCCGCAAGTCCTAGAAAATCTTGAGCTTCCAACCCAACTCTACATTTCGTTAGACGCGGCAAATGAAGAATTGCAAAATAAAATCACACGATCTATGCATAAAGACAGCTGGCAAAGATTACTGAAAAGTTTGGATATTATGCAAAGCCTAAAAGGAAAAACACGCACAACATTGCGATTAACAGTCGTCAAAGGACTCAACGACATTGAACCAGAAAAATACGCAGAACTGTTCACAAGAGCAAATCCTGATTTTATTGAAGTGAAAGCGTATATGTTTGTCGGCGCGAGTAGAGAACGATTAGAAATGCAGAATATGCCGTATCATGAAGAAGTCAAGGCGTTTGCGGAAAAGATCGCACAGTTTTGCCAGTACAAAATCAGCGCGGAGCAAGAAGCGTCAAGAGTAGTTTTGATGACAAAAGAAGATTCAGCTCCTAGATTTATTGATTTTGAAAAACTCAAGCAAGAATATATTGCACAGTTTGCGAAAGAAGCGGAAATCCCTGCAAATCCTGAATTAGATAAGTTAGTCACAGAATACAGTGAGCAAGAAGAAGTTTCTCAAGAAGAAAAGTTTATTCCATTGAGTGCGATTAAAGTGAAAGTATAA
- a CDS encoding YdeI/OmpD-associated family protein, whose protein sequence is MKQTNEHKSITAFHRNDFRKWLEENHTKEKKVATILHKRHTGKPAPTHRELMEEAICFGWIDTTIKRLDENTYLRYFARRNEKSKWSNNTLSYAKDLIKRGLMTEEGLKFYKLGLQRPTHDAGIPKNPDMPDELKKALNKNKVAKKNFDTFPPSAKKMTYRWILHAKLPETRMKRVNITVKNAEMKKKVM, encoded by the coding sequence ATGAAACAAACCAACGAACACAAGTCAATAACTGCCTTCCACCGCAACGACTTTCGAAAATGGTTAGAAGAAAACCACACAAAAGAAAAGAAAGTAGCGACTATTCTCCATAAGAGGCATACAGGAAAGCCTGCACCAACGCACAGGGAATTAATGGAAGAAGCGATTTGTTTTGGTTGGATTGACACCACAATCAAGCGATTGGATGAAAATACGTATCTCAGATATTTCGCAAGACGAAATGAAAAAAGCAAATGGAGTAACAACACATTGAGCTATGCGAAAGACCTCATAAAAAGAGGACTGATGACAGAAGAAGGGCTCAAATTCTACAAACTTGGCTTGCAGCGACCAACGCATGATGCAGGCATTCCAAAAAATCCAGACATGCCAGATGAATTAAAGAAAGCACTTAACAAAAACAAAGTTGCGAAAAAGAATTTTGACACGTTTCCTCCATCTGCCAAAAAGATGACGTACAGATGGATTCTTCATGCAAAATTACCAGAGACGAGGATGAAGAGAGTAAATATAACAGTGAAAAATGCAGAAATGAAGAAGAAGGTTATGTGA
- a CDS encoding DUF2200 domain-containing protein has product MTKPRVYTMSFANVYACYVTKAEKKGRTKTEVDEIIRWLTGYNQKELEAHIEKKTDFEIFIVQAPQLNPSRALIKGVICGVRIEDIKDPTMQEIRYLDKLIDELAKGKTIEKILRR; this is encoded by the coding sequence ATAACAAAACCTCGCGTTTATACAATGAGCTTCGCAAACGTTTACGCTTGTTATGTTACTAAGGCAGAAAAAAAAGGACGCACGAAAACAGAAGTCGATGAAATAATTCGTTGGTTGACAGGATATAACCAGAAAGAGTTAGAAGCGCATATAGAAAAAAAGACAGACTTTGAGATATTCATTGTGCAAGCTCCTCAACTGAATCCTTCGAGAGCTTTGATTAAAGGCGTGATTTGCGGCGTTAGAATAGAAGATATCAAAGATCCAACTATGCAAGAGATCCGCTATTTGGATAAGCTTATTGATGAGTTAGCAAAGGGAAAGACGATAGAGAAGATTTTGCGAAGATAA